The following nucleotide sequence is from Trifolium pratense cultivar HEN17-A07 linkage group LG2, ARS_RC_1.1, whole genome shotgun sequence.
TGGTCAAGAGGTATTAACTAGAACCCCATCTCAATTTGATAAACCAATTGAACTTCAAGTGATTTACATGTTGAGGACAATCTCGGTTAGTGATACAAACATTATTACTCATGCGTTTCTTCTACCATTTTATGCTTGTCCGGTTATAATTTCCTTAATCACTGTTGGTGGGTTTGTTGATTTTGGAATAAGTGCATCTCACACCTACCAATTGTTTGTAGAAAGGACTCTAAGAATCACCATAAGTAACATTGTTTCTTTTCAAGACATGAAAACACTTGTTGCAAACCTTCAAACTTCTTTGCAGATTTTTAATCTCACTTTGGGAAGTGTTTTGTTTGCTTGTAATACTTTTGAAAGCTTGTTATTGGATACCCAAGGCATGGCATCTTTGGTACAAAAGTATAGTGCAATCTCGGTGGAATGCAAGGATTTTTCTTTTGCCTCTGCAATTGAATTTTCTGTTGTTTCTCTTGGTTTGACAAAGCTTGTTGATAATGGTCATTTCAGTCCCTCGTCCTTTTTAGCTGTTAATCCCTTAGGATATATTGCTCCACCATATGGCTATATGAGTGTCCTTGATTTCTATGGTCTGGTTTTGTTACAAGTGTTGATTGGTAAGAATTCAATGAAGAGAATTAAGAGCATTATTATTGATTTTCACAAACCAATTATGCAGCATGCATCTCTCACACAGTTGGCATTAATTGTGAATCATGTAACAAAGTTAGAATATCCAGTGCATTGCACTTGTTTGGCTATATGTGTTTCCTTGGCTGGATTAGTTTATGGTATTTGTTGGAGGCTAAATCAATTAGGGATTTTAGTTAATGGCTGGAATAGGAAGCAGGTTCAGTCAGACCTTACAAGCCTTCCAAGTTTCATAGGATGGTATGAGACACCACTGCAGGAGAATAGATTGATTAAGGTACAGTGGTATTATCCAAAAGCCAATGTGAATATTTACATCAAAGTGGTCCATCAAATAGGCTGCATCTTAATTGATGTTAACAGGGTACATAATTTGGGTGCAAAGAGGTTTAAAGCCTTTTCTACAACTAAACAGACCAGTTGTTTATTGCCTTTGGAAAATGCTATGTCCTTAGAGTGTTGTAAATATTCTACAAAGAAGAAATATGTAATGCTGGAACAACAACCTACAAATATTAGCAAGTGGATTCATAATGCAAAGAAGGCTTGGAAAAAAATTCACAAGGTCAAAACCAAATGGGGAGATCGAGCAATTGAGCTAACAGGGGTAATGAGTGCAAGGTATGTCATGGTTGTTAGGAAATTTTGTAATCACATTGAGAACATGAGTCAACATGCAAGTCAATCTTTCAACACTAGTGACTCAAGACTGGTCGGAATGGAATGGGTGAGTGCCAAACTCAATGAGGTGCTAGTATTAGGATTCAACCACAATATTCATACATTCACTTGGTTGATAGCATGTCAATTATTGGAAGCAAGATTAAGTGCTGCTCTTTGCTTGAGGATTATGATTCAAGAGAGATTTGGTATTAAAGTCACCACCGTTCTTTGTGTTGTGAGTATTCTACCTCTGTTTTTTGCAAAGACATGGAGAACTGCTACATCATTGCTTCAACCTTATAATCAGCCCCATTTTTCTACTATTTTTGCTGAAATAAGGAAGTTAATGTGTACAAAATTTTCAAAGATCCTTGTTACAAAAGATGTTATGAGTGTAATGTTTGGAAGTTGGTTATGGTTGCTAGgtgataatattatttttcttactaGGCAATCTAAGAAATGGGATCCGGGTGGATTGTCTTTTGGCGCGATGTGTTTTGCTTTGAACTTGGAAGTCACATGGAAACATGTTGCTATCATCCAATGGTATTATCTAGTCTATAAGGAAGGCAAGCTTAACTTGGAGCTTACTTTAGGAGTTACTACTCTCAGTCAACAACTTTATCTTAActtcaaccttgaggacaaggttggtTTTAAAGGGGATGGTATTGTAATGAGACAAAATAAAGGGAAGGGTCTAGAAACTGCTGAGTCAGCAAATGAGGAGTGGAGGGTCCcacaagaggcaaaggaagatTATTCTGTTAAGCTTGATGCGAATTATCAAGGAAGGCGCGAGAGTAGTAGGAATTACAAAGTCAATATCACACTAAGGGATTTTATCACACATGGGTAGTATATATAGTGAACTAAGagttatttcttattttttatgtgattGGTGAAGTTGTTATTCTTCTCTCCCAAACTCTCTTTTCACATCTCAAATTCCTTTTGTATTGCAACTATTTGATCTAAGTTCAATAAGAATGATTCCTATCTTAGCTTTATTTCCTATTCAATTTTAGTATCATTTCAGCTTGCAGAAAATCCATGCACTGTTGTGGTGTGTGTTTTGCGTTCGAACCTGTACGAGATTGAGAGAGCGGCATGTCAAGTGCCTCACAGCCGACCGGTGTGTTTCACAAAGAATGAGAATGAATCGCAACacttttcttaaaatattactatttcatataatatcacTTTGCTCAGTTATGTCAACATATATAATGGAAACTTCATTTCAGTACCCAAAACACagtttttaatattgaaaaagCAGCAAATAGAGCATGGTTTCAAGTAACATCGAATACATTCAACCAAACCCTTGCTTCCCTCCTATCATTGTTGTCGACGAACTCATAAATAAAGGATAACAAAAAGGGATAAAGTTAATAAATGAAGGCGCAGCAATACTACATAACAATAAAAGGTAGTATGCTTTTTAGTGACAAACCATCAAAATTAATGTGAGGGACAatacaaaccatcaaaacttTGATAGTATTTTGTTGATGAGCTCGTTGATGTTCAGGACAAACCACAAAACTTTGACCtatattaattcattttattgATGAGCTCGTTGATGAGATCCTCACGGTCCCCTGAATCTCCACCAATCTTGAAACGATTTTTCAATCCTTTCAATCCGTCAGCTGGCTTGTTCAGTTCAAAGGGCCACATAAATCTGACAACTTCCTTAAAGTGTGGACCAACATTTTCAATTTGATGAACCATGTCTTCTATGCAAACGATACCAAACTTTCCTAATTCCTGCAAGGCAAAAAGTGGAAgaattataaaaacaattaaGTAGGAGGGTCAAAAGAAAACTAGTAATCTAGGAACATTGTGTATTACCTGCTCAATAAGGTTATTATCTGTCAAAGGAACTTTTCGCCTATCTATTTTTGCATGTCCCTTCTTGTAAATTAGCTCCTTTATGTTTTTAAGATTTGGATATCTTCAAAAGAAgcaaattttaacaaaattaggAATAATCCTCATAAACTGAAATTTGggaataattcaatatatatacaGGAAAGTAAAGATGAGAAAATAgcaaaaacatgttttttttctaAGACAGTGGTGCTATTCACCATGTGTACTAACTTTACATAGTTGCTAATGCATCATTTATGTGACATTTCGCGGAATACTCTGATTGGTACACATAAGGTTTACCATTTTTCATTCCTAAATTAATTGCAAGCATCAACTATAATATCCTTGATCCTGTCAAAACACAGAATTTATGAAGTTGATGTTCTGGTCAGAAGtttcatttcaaattttggGGATAGGAGGGTCAGCTATATTGTTTAGAATAAATTCAGTTTCCTTTAACCTATAAATAGTGTTGTCAATCGCAGAAAATAGTGGTTTGTTTAAATTCCACTACGCCACAAGAGTGTTGTCAATCACAGAAAATAGTGGTTTGTTTAACACTTCGTACTAAATAGTGCATCAAAGAATAATAGTGAGTAGTTTAAATTCCACTATGCTATATCACGATAACACAACTATAGACACTAGTAATTTGACAACATTGCCTAAAGTATATGAAAGTTCTACAAATCTACCCTTCCACTAAACATATCATAACATAAACTCATAATCATGTCATTGTGAACATTAATCAATCTCTTACCCATAGGTAACATATGGTTCAACTCTTGCCAGCTTGGCCATCACTCCATCAGTTGGTTTAACAAAGACAGCACTGAATATTCTTCTCAATCCCAAACTGAATAAGTGCTTTCTGGTTGTAGGATGCATGTCTTGTTTCCTAAAAACGAATGGAGCAAAAGAAAGATGTTATGACTGTTCACAGAGACAAAATATCAAAGCATCAAGGGGTGAAACAAAGAAACTACCCCTGTATACGAATGACTATTATGGGCTTGTTGCATGGGGTTGATTTTTCTGCCCGTCTCCTCTTGACCCTCCTTTTCATTCGAATGAGGTCGACCTCCTACACAAGTAAGCACAGATGGATAAAAATGACATTAGTCGGACATAATATTgcaaaattcataaaattgaATATCACAAAATTAAAAGAGGAAAATAAAGGTAAAAAAGCTACCCTGTTACGATATTCGAGAATAAAATCCTCAGGCTTTTTAATAAAGTCCTTGGATTTCCTCAACTGGAAATCTTTTTTCTGCAATTGGTCCTTTTTTCTCAACGCCCATGCTTCactgtttttccttttctttaatATAACCTCTGGAATATAGTTAAGAGCCTTTGGTTCCTCTTCTGCCATATTTTCAGGTCTTCAATGACAAACACAATAGCTCATTTAGACTCAAACAGTAAGAAATGAAATACTAATAGATTAATACcatgaagagaaaaaatatatatatatatatatataacagagAGCAAAATAGATTAATACCATGAATACAACATGGACACTAACACaacgacaccgataataatttgagaaaattaaataattcaatgtaatcacaAGTGTCGAAGTCGGACACTGACGCGTGTGAGCAACAAAACAGCAACAGAAGCAGATAAACAATATTCAGCTACAAGCAATTAGCAATTAGGAACACTCTAAACCAGTTCTAAACAGAAACGAAAAGAAATACATACAGGAACAGAAAACACCAAAACTGAGTAACACTGTTGCGGTGACACTGTGTAGTATTAGGGTTAATGTTTGGAACAAACGAAACTGAGTATAAACATAGATAAAAGAAATACCTGAAGAATAAACTTAGAGGCGGAAGGAAGCAACGGCaagcagaaagaaagaatgaaggaagaggattttagggtttttattGGGTcgttattatttatttcaattggGCTCATTTTTTAGATATGGGTATTTTAGGTATTTTTATGGCACCATGGTTTGTTATAGATAGATATATGTGAAACCtagatatatagatatagatttcTTATAGTTATAAacgatgtaccaaaaaaataagacAGATTAGATAGAAGGAACTAATGAGCAATAGCATGTGTTGTTCCACAAACAAGGCATAACAGTGAGAATGAATTACAACGATAGAATTTGAGAATAGGATTGTCTGACTTGCGATGATGAGACTTTGCTTGTTTGAGATGATGGAATCTCAGTTTTAGTTAAgcagaagaaggaaaagagggGAAGAAGCAAAACAATGAACTAGAGAAAGAAGGATGATGAATGAATACAGCAGCGGCTActttaaattaaatgaagggAAATAAACAACAAAGAACTAGGTTTATGTTTCTCCATGGGCTAGGTCAGTTAAGTAACAGACAATAAGAGAAAAATTACTCATTTTACAATGTTCGCGACTAAAATTTTCGCGACTTAAGTAGTGGATGTGTAAAATGGAAAACTAATATACCAGTACTacactctttaaatttttttaatggaaaagtAGTATGCTACTGCAGGCTAGGATGCAATTTGACACTTTCTTAGTATAATATactcacctttttttttatgaagtaACTTAGTgtctagaaaatccaccttaaaggtaaataagtggagtgtcccgtttatttcaaaaaaaaaaaagtgcagtGTCCCAGGATCGAACGTGTCCcgtttatttcaataaaaaaaagtgcAATGTCTCAGGATCGAACCCGGGCTcctacacatatagtgtgatatccctaccaactgagttaaattcACGGAGACTATACTCACTTTCTTTTCGTAAACAAgcaaactttattttttaattcgtTCGGACAATGCTTTTGTTTGAAGATTTATGACTGAATTGAATTTAGTTTATCAAATTGTAGTAGGGGTTAGACAATTTGGTTCTTCAAATGAACACAGTTTCAAATGATTTATggaattgaaaatttattatcACATTAGTCTCTCTTGGAATTAACCAAATTAGTGCATGTTTAGTATTACTATGGGTTTTGGTAAAATCACACTGGCTTGAAACATCGTTAGTTGATACAATGGTAATTGACgttggacttggtagggaggaccacggttcgatctcccgTAATTGCGATTCGGAAGAGGTTGATGTCAGAGACAGTCCAGTGAGTGGGCTgatattggtggtgaaaaaaaaaaaatcacagtgATTCATTGTATTTCGGTAAAGCCACCGTGATaataaatatgcaattaagtgATTGaggatttttgttttcaaaatatatcaaaAGACTAAATTGATGATTTCACTTAAAATTTGTCAATAGAGAGATTAAAAATCATGTTAGCTCAGTATGACATATTTGTAACTAAAATGTATGTGTTTTGttcttatgtaaaaataatGTGATTTAGGAGCTGTTGAATTTGTATATTCTAAAAGGAGCCATATCTAAGTGCATACGCACAGTCACTTTGTTATGGAGCAATGACTTGCTATGGCGGTTCATTATAATCTATGACAGGAAACATATTAGTTCAGTTATAGTAGTTGGGTAGAGTCCTTGCAATAATACTAGGTTCGATAAGATATGTTCTGAAAATATATGTTACATACAAGTGGGACAATCAATAACCTGTGACATGTTTAAGAAGCCTAAAGAGGAAATAGACTATATTCCCATTACAAGAGAACCCAAGGGAGAGTAAATCAACATGTTCATGTTTATTTTTGTATGATACACATGGAAATGCAATGTAAACTATCAAAATCCTTAGCATGCAAAAATAACGTTAGAGCagtcattcattcatttaaaggggcattcattcattcatatagaAACCCCAGATGTGTAAGtttatatattgataattatcAGATTCtaaaaatttcctacaaattCAGTAACTGGACTAGATGGAAGCAAGCAAGCAAGCAATCACTGTTTAAGAGCATCTCTAATACAAGAAAGTTAAGATTACTAAATAGGTGGATCGAGTCTTACCACATTTGATAAGAATACTTCACTCAAATGAGATGAAATTAAGATTTAAGAACAACTTTTACTGAAAAACAGACGCGGTAATATTAAGAATACTTCAAGAACATGTTCTATTTGAGATACTACTAGctggacacccgtgcgtccgcacgggagtcgcggcgttgccgctcctcacttgctaacatgaaataataatttactgGAAAGTAATTCAAAAGATATTACATCTGAcacattttaacataaaaactcATTATTTCTATTTAAGAACCATGTATTTAGATCATACAGTAGAGACGCTCTAACACTGCATACAAAGAAGACCGCGAGCAGCGGTATTACTCAGGAAATGTGAGAGTAGTAACGAGAGACTCCAATTGAGGAAAACGTGAAACGAGATAAGAACGTTTAGCAAGTTCAAAATCCTGGAACTGAAAACCAGGTGCACAAGTGCATCCTACAAGAGAGTAGTGAGTCTCACTATCTCTTTCAGGAGCCTTCACAAATGGCCCATCTGCAGAGACAGTAAAATCATTGGTCGGAAAAGAACCAAACCAAACGTTGGGAGGCACCGTGTATTGCGGTGTTTGATCCTTGGTCAGATCGGATCCAAGAGTGGTAAACTTAACACTTGAATCTTTCTCATTCAATTCCACCACCTACAAAAAAGAGGATAACATTGAATATCGAGAGATTTATATCATGACGCCATAGCAAAAGTGGTTATTTAAATGTGTAACATAACATTAATATACACTGCAGCTTCAATGATTTCCAGCAAAGTCCCTATTTAATTGGCTTCGTGAAGCATTCGGGGTAAAGCAGTTTACATATGTAGTTAGCTCATACACTTCAGTTTATGACTAATGAATATAAACACGATTTTGAACATGTGTTATATACGACACTGAATTATTCGAtatacattttattttgataCGTAGCGGTATACTGCCGAGGTGGACAATTTTGATAGGTTTAGAAATGGTGTTTATTATCAGAATTATCCACCATTTCTAAACCTATCAAAATTATCCACACGAGTGGTGTGTACCTTTTTCAAATCTTATATTTGAACACAAATTGTAGTTAATGTTGTATTCACAATTCATCTCCTGAACATAATTAACCACTTAACCATCTAATTTAATGTCAAAATAACACAATATGAAACTAAATAAGAAGAATTGAAATTACGGTGATAGGTTCTCCGATGTAATGATGCCAGACTTCGGAACAAGGGATACGATGAAGGCGGGACATGTTACCAGATGGAAGAAGAAAATATATGCAAGTGGATACAGGACGATCAACTTTATCTGTTCagttcagagagagagagagagagtaaacaaattaattaaacataattaagAAATGAAATGGAATTAAGGAAGAGATTATTTACAaatttgattgattgattttacTTACATTCAGAGGGAAGTTGAGAAGTGGAAAGTTGAACGGAGTGATCTCGGAATGTTTCGGCGTAAAAGCCACCTTCTGGATGAGGTTGCAGATTCAGCTTCCGAGCGATCTCCGATGCCGACAAAGACATGATGATGATTTCTGATTT
It contains:
- the LOC123907348 gene encoding 60S ribosomal protein L7-1-like; its protein translation is MAEEEPKALNYIPEVILKKRKNSEAWALRKKDQLQKKDFQLRKSKDFIKKPEDFILEYRNREVDLIRMKRRVKRRRAEKSTPCNKPIIVIRIQGKQDMHPTTRKHLFSLGLRRIFSAVFVKPTDGVMAKLARVEPYVTYGYPNLKNIKELIYKKGHAKIDRRKVPLTDNNLIEQELGKFGIVCIEDMVHQIENVGPHFKEVVRFMWPFELNKPADGLKGLKNRFKIGGDSGDREDLINELINKMN
- the LOC123907351 gene encoding uncharacterized protein LOC123907351, translating into MSLSASEIARKLNLQPHPEGGFYAETFRDHSVQLSTSQLPSEYKVDRPVSTCIYFLLPSGNMSRLHRIPCSEVWHHYIGEPITVVELNEKDSSVKFTTLGSDLTKDQTPQYTVPPNVWFGSFPTNDFTVSADGPFVKAPERDSETHYSLVGCTCAPGFQFQDFELAKRSYLVSRFPQLESLVTTLTFPE